TCAGTCCTGAATAAAACAAAACCGCCCTGTTAGGCGGTTATGTGATAAAATCTTCCTTGTGCTATCGGCAAACGGTGTAACGTGTCCTTAGCACGTTGCCCGATTGCCTTAGGCTTATAGCACTAAGGGGGTGATCTATGTGAACGCATTACAATACTTCGTAATGATACTACTGCTCACCGTAGTAGTTGCGGTATTAGGTTTTCGAGTTCTTACCATTCTCGACCTAATTACTTACATCTTGAATAGATTGTCCTAAGACAATCGGGAAGGGGGTAGTTGGTAGCTATCCCCGACCTTTTTCCATTGTATGCCCTATCCCCTGATTTTTCAAGTTATCTACTTTTCAAATAATCTTATTCTTAATTCGTCTAGAGTTGTCGTTTTTCAAGAAAACAATACGATCACCCGGCGCAAATTCTCGACCGCCTTTTTCACTCTCAAAGCGGGCGCTACCGCGCAGCTCGCCACGCTCTTTACGGGCTTCACGTATCGACGTCCAGCGCACGAGAGAATGCGTCCGCCATCTGTGCAATGCGTCTAGGATCGAGACAAAGGTCGTCTCTGTCAGCCGGATCGTAGAACATATTGGCGGCGCCAAAGCCCACTTCACCGACCAGACCGACGGGATCTATCACCAGCCAGCCGCGACTGGAGAACATGATGTTTTCATGATGCAGATCGCCATGTAGCCCACGCAGTTCCGAGGCATTGCTCATCATTTGATCGGCTATAATCGCCGCGTGGACGTAGTCAGTTTGACAACCTGCGTTTTGATCATCGCGCGCCCGCTGAAACAAAGCTGCAAAGCGATCCCGGATCGGGAGAAGGGCAGAAGGCAGGGGTTCCTCAGATGCGGCATACAGCTTCGCCATCAGTTCCGCTGCAATTTCGGTCGCCTGGTAGTCGCCGTGCTCGGCAACGATGTGAGAGAGCATTCGCTCCCCGGCATATTCGAGCAACATCAGATTGTTCTCACGACCGAGCAACCGGACTGCTCCCCTCCCATTGCGCCATACCAGATAGTCGGCCCCGCGCAGTTCATCAGCAATGTCTTCTATAGGTTTCAATCCCTTGACGATTGCAGGAGTCCCGTCTGGCAATGAAACTTTCCAAACGAGGCTGGAAAAGGTGTCCGCAATGAGAACAGGTTGCGAAACGTGCCAATGAGCAGGAAAAACAGGCGGCATGAACATCAACCCCAAGTCAGAGGGTCCAATCGCAGATAGAAGGCAAGGCGTTCGCGGTCGGGGGCTTCGATCCCCAATACATTGAATAGGACAGCGAAGGCGCGCTCTGCTTCATCTGGCGCTGCCCAGTTCTCTTCGGCGTTAGCAATCATGAGTGCCAAATCGGCATAGCGATCTGCTGTTCCGAGCCGCCCAAGGTCGATCAGACCCGTGCATTGAAGAGTTTTAGGGTCCACCATGAAGTTCGGCATGCAGGGATCACCATGGCAAACAACCATATCGGTGCGCTCTTGGTCGAGCCGCACCGGTAGCTCTCGTTCGACACGAGCCAAAAGATCGAGCTGCGGCGTACTCTTGTCCTCGTCCGGTAAGAAGTCGGGATTGACGGCATTGCGGGACACCACATCAACGGCGCGTCCGAACATTCGCGACAGCCTGCGCTCAAACGGACATTGATCAACCGATAGGCTGTGAACAGCGCCAAGTTGCTGCCCCATTGACGGCCACGCTTTGAGCAAATCCGCTCCAGACAGATCAGCCGCCGGTACTCCCGGAATTGCCGTTATCACCAAGCATGCACCCTCCTGTTCCTCCTGCCAGTTGATCACCTCGGGGCAAGCCACACCTCGACCTTTGAGCCAAATGAGGCGGTCACGCTCTCCAGCGAGCTCACCGCGGCGGGAAGCAGGTGCGATTTTCGCGAAGGCATGCCCGTCACCACGTCGAAAAACAAAATCACCGGATTCTCCGCCTCTGACAGGCAACCAGTCAGAATGCGATTCACCAAAAAAAATATTAGTTCGATTCAATGGAGGTTCCTTCAGTTTTCTGATGAAGCGCGGAGGTGGCTTTGCCACGAATACCATCTGTGCCGAAATATTTGCGCACCATAAGGTCGATTATCCTGTCGTCGGGTCGCCCTCAAAGGGGACATGCCTGCTGAACCGCGAATATAGAGAAATATCCCGAATGTGCAGTTAACGAATTCTTGCGGTTTCTTTCAGCGCCGCCAATACCGCCAGCCCGTCGCGCAAGGGGCGCGGCTCGTGTGTGCGGATGAAGTCAGCTCCACCTGCGGCGGCGGCAAGCTCTGCAGCGAGTGTCGCGGCCCCGACATCCCCCGGACCACGGCCTGTGAGCGCGCGCAGAAAGGATTTGCGCGAAACAGACAGAAGCACCGGCAAATCGAAGCGCAGCCGCAATTCATCGAACCGCGCCAGCACCGAGAGCGAGGTTTCGGGAGCAGCCCCCAGAAAAAACCCCATGCCGGGATCAAGGACAAGGCGGTTGCGTTTGATACCGGCACCCGTCAGCGCCGCGATGCGCGCGTCAAAGAACGCCGCAATGTGATCCATGATGTCGCCAGCGGGTGCCTCGCGCCGATCTGCCTGCCCGTCTTGCACCGAATGCATAACGACGAGTTTGGCAGATGATTTCGCCAATTGCGGATAGAACGCAGCGTCTGGAAAACCGCGAATATCATTGAGATAGGCCACACCACGCGACAAGGCATAGGCTTGCGTCGCGGGTTGATAACTGTCGAGCGAGACGGGAATGCCATCTGCCTTGAGCGCGTCCAGCACCGGCGCGATACGCGCGATTTCTGTGTCGGACGAAACAGGCGCGGCGTCGGGATTGCTGGATGCCGGACCGAGGTCGATCACATCTGCCCCCTCGGCCATCAGCTTACGCGCCTGCGCAATGGCTGCGTCTGGCGCCAGATACCGGCCTCCATCGGAGAAACTGTCCGAGGTTATGTTGACGATGCCGAAAATGATGAGCGATTTATTCATGGGGGCTTCTATAATAGGGTCTGTTGAACATTTGAAATAAAAAAATAGAGAGTAGTAAATGACAAGCTTTGGTTGAAACTAAAGCCTATTATCCTAGATTTGAATATCTATGACAAACCAAATTTAAGAAATATTTTCACAGGAATCTTATATCGCCTGAAAACAGGCTGCCCATGGCGATATTTACCAGAATGCTTTGGAAAGTATAATACTGTTTTTAAAACTTTTAGAAGATGGACAAAATTGGATAAATTCACCAAAATTTTTAAACAACTTATTAAAGATCCGGATATGGAGTGGTTATGGAGTGGTTATGGCTATCAAGGTTAATATCGTCAAGGCGATTAGGGTCGGCAAGCGATACATTCTCACGGTATTTTTTATCAATTTCGCCTGCTCGATTTGGATATTTTCGGCTAAATTGTTCCCTGCGTGCTGTAACTGCTGTATCAAGTTTTGCTCGTGCCGTTTGATAGCGTTCTGCACTATCTCGCTTGTACTCTCTAGCTCTTTCTGTGATGTCTGCTGAAAGGTCTGTGCTAAATCTAAAATCTTGCTCATAGAAAGCCCCTTTTAATCTTAAATTCTGTCCGTCAGTCTTGATTGATAGGTTTTTTGGCGTAATGCGTGCAATTTCAAAACCTGCACGTTCTAGGGCATTTATAACGTCCTGTCGGTCGTTTATCTGCCCTGCGTTCGCTAAAGCTGTTAAACCGTCCGTAATCGCCTGTAAAGCCTGTTTTTTGTCGGTTGGTAGGTCTTTGCGGTCAATCAGGTTTTTTTGCTTTATAGGGTTGTTTGGGTCGCTTAGGCTGTATTCGTGGTTGATTACCTGCTTGAAGTTTTCAGCAAGTGGGCGGTCTGCCCTGTCGTAGTAAGGTTGTAGGCGTTTTCCGCTTGTCATCTCTACGTTTGGGATAACGAAATTCAGCTCAAGCCTTCCTTTGTCGGTGTGTTGTACCCACGCAATGTTATATTGTTCAGGCTCAAGCCCTGCAAACATTGCCTTTTCAAAGCGTGCCATAATCTCACGCTTTTGTATTCGGGTAGGTCGCTTTCTTCAAAAGACAAGCAACCTGCGGTGTAAGTGTTATTAAAATCAAGACTATCAGCAATACTTTGTGATAGTCGGGGATCGCCCTGCAGGATTTGGGCGGTGTCGTCAGGCTTATTTAGTAAATAGTCCACGCAAGCCTTGCAACTACTAGCTTTTCCCTTACCGTGTTTCTTAAAAAAATTTAACGATCATAGGCTCAATTCTCGCAATTTTTTGAGATTTTTTTCAATTTCTCGCAAGGTCGCCAACACGCTAACAAGGTCAATGCTCGCTTTTGACTGTTGCATTGTCGGGCGATTTGGTTCAGGTTTACGCCTATGCGGTTCAGCTCGAACAGTAACGCAGGGTCGATTACTTTCGGCTGTCGCTTAGGTTGCTGTTCTAGGGCAACTTCCCGAACCCACTCCGCAAGCCTTGCTTTCGTTTTTCTCTCTAACAAGGCTTGATACTCGTTTTCGGTGAGCCTGATTTTTATCTCTTTCTCACGTTTCATAATGGTGTCCGTTCTTCTATTTTGACCGCTGAAAGCGGTCGGGGGTCAAGGGGGCAAAGCCCTTTTGCAAGGTCAAAAAGGAAACTCGAAGAGTACCCTTTTTGTGTCCTTGCTATTACAAAAGACAATAGTACACCAAAAGCCCCGAGAGTGATATATAAAAATCAGCGGAGCCGATAGGCGACTTCGTTTTATTAGGCGAACATCGTGAGCCTTTGAACCAAAATAAAAATAAAAAAATTTTATTATTAGGGAAGTGGTTATTGTGGGCGGTAGGTTTTTAGTGTTGGAAAGCTGTTGGAAAGCTCGTGGGTAACTCGCAGAGTTATCCATCAGCTTTTCAATGGCTTTCCAATACGACCCGCAGGGGAAAAACCGTTAAACCGTCCACATTAACCGCTGACCCAAAAAAGAACGCTTTTTACTAAAAGATTTCTATTCGGTTCTCAAATGTTGCTTGAATGGGGCAACAATAAAACGTCGTGGCATTTAACCTAGTTTGGAAATTCAGACCCTATTGAATTTCGCTGTTATCCTTAAATCTCGCTTATCAGGTGTGCTTGTATTTCTTGGGGCTTTCGCCTTTCTAACCGTAGCACGAAACGGAGACAGAGCTTAATTTTCGTATTAAGAACGTTATCACTTCTACGCCTGTTTATTCTTCCGAAGTCCGAGCTGAAGACCGTCTAATTTAAGGTTTGCGTTTGTCTGTTTACGTCGTTGAATGGTTTTTTGGTAGTAGGGACGCTTCGCAATCTCTTGCATTACTAGCTACCCTTTGCTAAGATATGACTTGTCTAGGGTCTGTATCTTAGCAAAGAACGCACGAAACAGATTACAGAAAAAGGGATCGAATGTCAAAAGTTCGATCCCTTTTTCTTTCTAAAGCATTGGTATTAAAGGCTTTAAGGTGTATTTTATTAAAATCTGTACACCTTTGTGAAAATCCATACACTTTCTTACCGTGTAATTTTATGAAAATTCGTGCACCTTTCTGCTAACGCCCTGCGGTTGTTAGACTAAAAAAGCCATTGAAAGCAAGTTTCAACGGCTTTTTCAGTCCTGAATAAAACAAAACCGCCCTGTTAGGCGGTTATGTGATAAAATCTTCCTTGTGCTATCGGCAAACGGTGTAACGTGTCCTTAGCACGTTGCCCGATTGCCTTAGGCTTATAGCACTAAGGGGGTGATCTATGTGAACGCATTACAATACTTCGTAATGATACTACTGCTCACCGTAGTAGTTGCGGTATTAGGTTTTCGAGTTCTTACCATTCTCGACCTAATTACTTACATCTTGAATAGATTGTCCTAAGACAATCGGGAAGGGGGTAGTTGGTAGCTATCCCCGACCTTTTTCCATTGTATGCCCTATCCCCTGATTTTTCAAGTTATCTACTTTTCAAATAATCTTATTCTTAATTCGTCTAGAGTTGTCGTTTTTCAAGAAAACAATACGATCACCCGGCGCAAATTCTCGACCGCCTTTTTCACTCTCAAAGCGGGCGCTACCGCGCAGCTCGCCACGCTCTTTACGGGCTTCACGTATCGACGTCCAGCGCACGAGAGAATGCGTCCGCCATCTGTGCAATGCGTCTAGGATCGAGACAAAGGTCGTCTCTGTCAGCCGGATCGTAGAACATATTGGCGGCGCCAAAGCCCACTTCACCGACCAGACCGACGGGATCTATCACCAGCCAGCCGCGACTGGAGAACATGATGTTTTCATGATGCAGATCGCCATGTAGCCCACGCAGTTCCGAGGCATTGCTCATCATTTGATCGGCTATAATCGCCGCGTGGACGTAGTCAGTTTGACAACCTGCGTTTTGATCATCGCGCGCCCGCTGAAACAAAGCTGCAAAGCGATCCCGGATCGGGAGAAGGGCAGAAGGCAGGGGTTCCTCAGATGCGGCATACAGCTTCGCCATCAGTTCCGCTGCAATTTCGGTCGCCTGGTAGTCGCCGTGCTCGGCAACGATGTGAGAGAGCATTCGCTCCCCGGCATATTCGAGCAACATCAGATTGTTCTCACGACCGAGCAACCGGACTGCTCCCCTCCCATTGCGCCATACCAGATAGTCGGCCCCGCGCAGTTCATCAGCAATGTCTTCTATAGGTTTCAATCCCTTGACGATTGCAGGAGTCCCGTCTGGCAATGAAACTTTCCAAACGAGGCTGGAAAAGGTGTCCGCAATGAGAACAGGTTGCGAAACGTGCCAATGAGCAGGAAAAACAGGCGGCATGAACATCAACCCCAAGTCAGAGGGTCCAATCGCAGATAGAAGGCAAGGCGTTCGCGGTCGGGGGCTTCGATCCCCAATACATTGAATAGGACAGCGAAGGCGCGCTCTGCTTCATCTGGCGCTGCCCAGTTCTCTTCGGCGTTAGCAATCATGAGTGCCAAATCGGCATAGCGATCTGCTGTTCCGAGCCGCCCAAGGTCGATCAGACCCGTGCATTGAAGAGTTTTAGGGTCCACCATGAAGTTCGGCATGCAGGGATCACCATGGCAAACAACCATATCGGTGCGCTCTTGGTCGAGCCGCACCGGTAGCTCTCGTTCGACACGAGCCAAAAGATCGAGCTGCGGCGTACTCTTGTCCTCGTCCGGTAAGAAGTCGGGATTGACGGCATTGCGGGACACCACATCAACGGCGCGTCCGAACATTCGC
This genomic interval from [Actinobacillus] rossii contains the following:
- the strA_2 gene encoding Streptomycin phosphotransferase StrA codes for the protein MNRTNIFFGESHSDWLPVRGGESGDFVFRRGDGHAFAKIAPASRRGELAGERDRLIWLKGRGVACPEVINWQEEQEGACLVITAIPGVPAADLSGADLLKAWPSMGQQLGAVHSLSVDQCPFERRLSRMFGRAVDVVSRNAVNPDFLPDEDKSTPQLDLLARVERELPVRLDQERTDMVVCHGDPCMPNFMVDPKTLQCTGLIDLGRLGTADRYADLALMIANAEENWAAPDEAERAFAVLFNVLGIEAPDRERLAFYLRLDPLTWG
- the mobA_3 gene encoding Mobilization protein MobA — its product is MARFEKAMFAGLEPEQYNIAWVQHTDKGRLELNFVIPNVEMTSGKRLQPYYDRADRPLAENFKQVINHEYSLSDPNNPIKQKNLIDRKDLPTDKKQALQAITDGLTALANAGQINDRQDVINALERAGFEIARITPKNLSIKTDGQNLRLKGAFYEQDFRFSTDLSADITERAREYKRDSAERYQTARAKLDTAVTARREQFSRKYPNRAGEIDKKYRENVSLADPNRLDDINLDSHNHSITTPYPDL
- a CDS encoding Aminoglycoside/hydroxyurea antibiotic resistance kinase, with amino-acid sequence MFMPPVFPAHWHVSQPVLIADTFSSLVWKVSLPDGTPAIVKGLKPIEDIADELRGADYLVWRNGRGAVRLLGRENNLMLLEYAGERMLSHIVAEHGDYQATEIAAELMAKLYAASEEPLPSALLPIRDRFAALFQRARDDQNAGCQTDYVHAAIIADQMMSNASELRGLHGDLHHENIMFSSRGWLVIDPVGLVGEVGFGAANMFYDPADRDDLCLDPRRIAQMADAFSRALDVDT
- the strA_3 gene encoding Streptomycin phosphotransferase StrA; its protein translation is MNRTNIFFGESHSDWLPVRGGESGDFVFRRGDGHAFAKIAPASRRGELAGERDRLIWLKGRGVACPEVINWQEEQEGACLVITAIPGVPAADLSGADLLKAWPSMGQQLGAVHSLSVDQCPFERRLSRMFGRAVDVVSRNAVNPDFLPDEDKSTPQLDLLARVERELPVRLDQERTDMVVCHGDPCMPNFMVDPKTLQCTGLIDLGRLGTADRYADLALMIANAEENWAAPDEAERAFAVLFNVLGIEAPDRERLAFYLRLDPLTWG
- the folP_2 gene encoding Dihydropteroate synthase; protein product: MNKSLIIFGIVNITSDSFSDGGRYLAPDAAIAQARKLMAEGADVIDLGPASSNPDAAPVSSDTEIARIAPVLDALKADGIPVSLDSYQPATQAYALSRGVAYLNDIRGFPDAAFYPQLAKSSAKLVVMHSVQDGQADRREAPAGDIMDHIAAFFDARIAALTGAGIKRNRLVLDPGMGFFLGAAPETSLSVLARFDELRLRFDLPVLLSVSRKSFLRALTGRGPGDVGAATLAAELAAAAGGADFIRTHEPRPLRDGLAVLAALKETARIR